Proteins from one Acidimicrobiales bacterium genomic window:
- a CDS encoding NIPSNAP family protein — translation MYLFSRAVTLRGSPRQVAPWVQKVTAHVNANSSLDVTAWNADFGHPIGTFVWNAVVESQQALAEGVAGLVADDAYHGVLEEAADMVVAPGEDALRSMVHGSPSENSVGSVAMVTTGVSLLERTGDVLAWSVDIAQYAEKVAGTPVSVWTNAFGNMTEMTFISVFESLAALESSNQTLNGDAGWMDRLHASGGLWVTGSGLVARFTRMI, via the coding sequence ATGTACCTCTTCAGCCGTGCCGTGACCCTGCGGGGTAGCCCCCGTCAGGTGGCCCCGTGGGTCCAGAAGGTGACCGCCCACGTGAACGCCAACAGTTCCCTGGACGTCACCGCCTGGAACGCCGACTTCGGCCACCCGATCGGCACCTTCGTCTGGAACGCCGTGGTCGAGTCCCAACAGGCGCTGGCGGAGGGCGTCGCCGGGCTGGTCGCCGACGACGCCTACCACGGCGTCCTGGAGGAGGCGGCCGACATGGTCGTGGCCCCCGGCGAGGACGCGCTGCGATCCATGGTGCACGGATCACCGTCCGAGAACTCGGTCGGGTCGGTGGCCATGGTGACCACCGGCGTGTCCCTGCTGGAGCGCACGGGGGATGTGCTCGCATGGTCGGTCGACATCGCCCAGTACGCCGAGAAGGTGGCCGGCACCCCGGTGTCGGTCTGGACGAACGCCTTCGGCAACATGACGGAGATGACCTTCATCTCCGTCTTCGAGTCGCTCGCGGCGCTCGAGTCGAGCAACCAGACGCTCAACGGCGACGCCGGGTGGATGGATCGGCTGCACGCCTCCGGCGGGCTCTGGGTCACCGGCTCCGGGTTGGTGGCCCGGTTCACCAGGATGATCTGA
- a CDS encoding HD domain-containing protein has translation MSATFTRMDESTLEDWMEIGAQTSANQGRVADRMLDLLESLSTITDGFGTDQLTHCLQTATLAERAGADDEVVFAALLHDVGKAISVPNHPAIAAEMIRPYVRPAVYEMIRVHQDFQGRHYYAHFGGDPDARETHRDELTDEEWELSERFADEWDQVAFDPAYDTLPLAHFEPLVRRITAQAHMVPATRSAGDRYGET, from the coding sequence ATGTCTGCCACCTTCACCCGCATGGACGAGTCGACCCTCGAGGACTGGATGGAGATCGGCGCCCAGACGTCGGCCAACCAGGGGCGGGTGGCCGACCGGATGCTCGACCTGCTCGAGTCGCTCTCGACCATCACCGACGGCTTCGGCACCGACCAGCTCACCCACTGCCTGCAGACGGCCACGCTCGCCGAGCGGGCCGGAGCCGACGACGAGGTGGTGTTCGCGGCGCTGCTGCACGACGTCGGCAAGGCGATCAGCGTCCCCAACCACCCGGCCATCGCCGCCGAGATGATCCGGCCCTACGTGCGCCCGGCCGTCTACGAGATGATCCGGGTGCACCAGGACTTCCAGGGCCGCCACTACTACGCCCACTTCGGCGGTGACCCCGACGCACGGGAGACCCACCGCGACGAGCTGACCGACGAGGAGTGGGAGCTCTCGGAGCGCTTCGCCGACGAGTGGGACCAGGTGGCCTTCGACCCGGCGTACGACACGCTGCCGCTCGCGCACTTCGAGCCGCTGGTCCGCCGCATCACCGCCCAGGCCCACATGGTCCCGGCCACCCGATCCGCGGGTGACCGCTACGGCGAGACCTGA
- the ispH gene encoding 4-hydroxy-3-methylbut-2-enyl diphosphate reductase, whose translation MSDAHLRSDGPADAGTGEPRVDLVLLAAPRGFCAGVEMAIKALAWMVRAFEPPVYCYHEIVHNQKVVRRFEDLGVVFVDDIAAVPPGRPIMLSAHGSAPEVVAAARANGGYVVDAVCPLVTKVHHEVKVRAGKGFQIVYVGHEGHEEAEGTMAVAPDAIHRVESPAEVAALPAFDQPIALLAQTTLSHRDWDDVLDATRERYPDLWMPGRSDLCFATTNRQSALMAIAPRCDAVVVIGSANSSNTRALEALARDAGCPRVYRVNSPDEVPDDLGGTVGVTAGASAPEDLVEAVIERLAPTGGVEEITITTEDEYFPPPRNLRDLLGAIDAAATFMLGGPVDDRPAVNDRVIAASTVLRSLG comes from the coding sequence TTCTGCGCCGGCGTCGAGATGGCCATCAAGGCCTTGGCGTGGATGGTCCGGGCCTTCGAACCGCCCGTGTACTGCTACCACGAGATCGTCCACAACCAGAAGGTGGTGCGTCGCTTCGAGGACCTCGGCGTGGTGTTCGTGGACGACATCGCCGCCGTGCCCCCGGGTCGGCCGATCATGCTCTCGGCCCACGGCTCGGCCCCCGAGGTGGTGGCCGCCGCCCGGGCCAACGGCGGCTACGTCGTCGACGCGGTGTGCCCGCTGGTCACCAAGGTCCACCACGAGGTGAAGGTCCGCGCCGGCAAGGGCTTCCAGATCGTCTACGTCGGCCACGAGGGCCACGAGGAGGCCGAGGGGACGATGGCCGTCGCCCCCGACGCGATCCACCGGGTCGAGTCCCCCGCCGAGGTGGCCGCGCTGCCCGCCTTCGACCAGCCCATCGCCCTCCTCGCCCAGACGACCCTCAGCCACCGCGACTGGGACGACGTGCTCGATGCCACGAGGGAGCGCTACCCCGACCTCTGGATGCCCGGCCGGTCCGACCTGTGCTTCGCCACCACGAACCGCCAGTCGGCGCTGATGGCCATCGCCCCGCGTTGCGACGCCGTGGTCGTGATCGGTTCGGCGAACTCCTCCAACACCCGGGCGCTGGAGGCACTGGCCCGCGACGCCGGTTGCCCGCGGGTCTACCGCGTCAACAGCCCCGACGAGGTCCCCGACGACCTCGGGGGCACCGTGGGGGTCACCGCCGGTGCGTCGGCGCCCGAGGACCTCGTCGAGGCCGTCATCGAGCGCCTGGCCCCCACCGGCGGCGTCGAGGAGATCACCATCACCACCGAGGACGAGTACTTCCCGCCGCCGCGCAACCTGCGTGACCTCCTGGGGGCGATCGACGCCGCCGCCACGTTCATGCTCGGCGGGCCCGTCGACGACCGTCCGGCGGTCAACGACCGGGTCATCGCGGCCAGCACCGTGCTGCGCAGCCTGGGCTGA